CGCGGAGGGTGCTGATGCGGGCGTTGCGGGTGTTGGGTTTGGCGCTTGAGCCGTCGAGGTTGGTGGCGAGGATGGTGTGGAGCCAGGGGTGGAAGTCGGGTGGGGGGCGGAGGAGGCTGAGGTGGTCGCGGTGGGCGGCGTGGAGGATGGGTTTGAGGTTGCTGATGTGCTGGGCGGGGGTGCCTTGGAGGAGGTCAGCGTGGTGGAGGGTGGTGATGAGGGTGTCGGGGTCGGCGTCGCGGAGGGCTTGGGTGACCTGCTGGGCGAGCTGGTCGTGGGGGTGGGTCATGTCAATGAGTTTATCTGGCGGCATATAACGAAAGGGTGTGATAAAGCGCCTCTGCTCTTCTTCGTCACCCCTGCGTCCACCACTGTGCGTGAATGCCAGCGACACTTGTTCAATCTCAGTCTTGGTTGTGTGGGAAGCCGGGGCCGTTCTACACACGGGTGAAGATTGACGCCCCAACTCGGAACGCTGCAGCGTTGGCATATGCACGGCAGACTTACCGATCCGCAACGGTAGAACACCGTGGACGTGGCTGGTACGACATCACCATCCCCGAATTCGAGTGGGATGGCACGCCCTGCACCCTCGTAAACCACCTCCGCGTGGCACGGCCACCCAGTCAGGAAGGTCGAGGCCTACATGAAACCGCGGCCCGGCAGGCACTCATGGCGTTGCATCCAGCCAGCTGGGCCATTCCGGAGATCAACATCCTGTCCGCTGAGGGCTTCTCCGGTCGGGCAGATCTCTGTGTGATGCCAAATGAAGGCCACAGCATTGGGTACGAGATCAAAACGGAGAAGGACAGTCTGAGCCGATTAGCACACCAGGTCCGCATGTACGACCACTGCTTTGCGGAGCGCGCTCTGGCTACGACGCCGCGTCACCTGGCAGAGGCGCGCCAGTTACTCCCTGAGGCCTGGGGGCTCATCGTGTTGGATCCAGTCAGTCACGAAGTCATCGAGCGTCAGCGGTTGCCTCAGCTACAGGAGCAGGACCTCGCTGGGCGCCTCATCCTCGAGACGCTCCGCGTCGAGGAGCTCAACGGACTCCTCCATCACCTAGGGGTGACCCGCACCCACACGATGAACAACGATCAACGCCGCGCCTTACTCAACACCCACTACGACGTGGCGACCCTCCGCGAACTGGCCTTACGCACTCTGGCCACCCGAGAGAACGCGCGTGTTACGGCTACACGATTGGGAACGACGTGAGCAATGCACCACAAGTGGGCATAAGGGAATGGGGAGGGAGGATGGGGATGGGAACCGGTTCTCGTATATGCCGCCACATGTAACAGATGATGAATCTCCTACTGAAAAAACACTTCTGACCGTTAAATGAGAAGGAAAAAGCGCGATACACGCACAGACTGCGCGCAACGCCTCAGCACCTGACACTTTGCGATGAATGGCGTCCTGGACGCAGTGCGGCATGACAAAGGGCAGCATCTTGGTCTGTGAGGTTCTGGCAACTTAACGCTGATAGGCTGCCGAGCTGTGACTGACCGGAAGCCCTATCGACATCGATTCCCGCTGAGTGTCATTGGGTATGCCCTGCGGCTCTACCACCGCTTCCCCCTCAGTCAGCGGGACGTTCAGGAACTGCTTCACGAGCGTGGTGTTCAGGTCAGTCACGAGACCCTCCGTCAGTGGAACATCAAGTTCGCCCCACTCCTGACCGAGGAACTGCGCCATCGAGAACCCCGGCGGGGTTCTCGATGGCATCTGGACGAGGTCTGCGCCAAGGTCGGCGGGGTCAAGCATTGGTTGTGGCGAGCGGTCGACGAATACGGGGACGTGCTGGACATTCTGCTTCAGGAACACCGAGACACCCAGGCGGCCAAGTCCTTTTTTGTCCGCCTCCTGGGGGAATACGACGTGCCGGAGGTGATCCATACCGACAAGCTGTGGAGCTATGGGGCGGCGCTGCGTGAGATTCCTGTGCTCCACGACGTGGAGCACGTTCAGGTCGTTTCCACCGCCCGCTGTAACAATCTGGTGGAGCAATCTCACCGACCCACCCGGCAGCAAGAACGAAGCCAACTGGGCTTCAAGCGCCGGAAACGAACACAAGAATTCCTCGCCCTGCACGCCCGAGTCTCGAACCTCCATCGACACGCGAACCACCGTTCCCGCCACCCTCAGACGAAGCCATCAATCCGCAGCTCTTCTCCGCTTGCGAGAGGCGATGCAGCAGGTGGCTTGAGAATCAAGCCACCTGCTGCGCTACTCCGGCGTCACTCAGGTTAAGTTGCCAGAACCCTCCCAGGCGTGAACAAGGCCCGCCTGGGCATGTGGGGCCACTCCATGGGCGGCCACATCACCCTGCGCGCCATGGTGGTGAGTCCTGACATTAAAGCCGGCGTCGTCTGGGCGGGCGTGGTGGGCCCGTACGATCTGCTGTTCAAGGCGCTGCCCCAATGGGGCCGCGGCGACCCTAACGATCCACGTGCCCGACTGCTCGCCACCCTGGGGCGCCCCGAGCGCAACCCGGCCGCCTACCGGGCCATCTCCCCGAACGCCTACCTGGCCGACCTCCGGGGCCGGCCCCTCCAGCTGCACCACGCGACCGGAGACACACACGTGCCCTACAGTCTGTCGCAGTCACTCGCGAGCAGCCTGAAGGCCGCCGGGCAACCCGTGACCTTCTACACGTACGCAGGCGACAACCACGACCTCAGCCGCAACCTGAAAGCGGCGCTGGACCGGTCCATCGCCTTTTTCAAGACGCACCTGTGATTCCCTGTGAGGCACCCATGACCCTGACGCCCCTGCACCGCGCCCTTCTGCTGAGCGCCGCCCTGCTCACCAGCGTGGCGGGCGCGTACACCGTGAAACCCGGCGACACCCTCTTCAGCCTCGCGCGCGCCTCTGGCACGACGGTCGCGGACCTCATGCGCCTCAACGACTTGAGCAGCACCACCCTGGAGGTCGGGCAAACCCTGCGCCTTCCGGGTGAAGCCGCGCCGTCCGCGTCGCCGGCGCCTGCCTCGCCCTTGCCTCTTCCCCCTGCACCGGCCCTGCCGGGGGTGAACGTCACCGCGCCGACCAGCCTGCGTATGGGCGACGCGTTCGCGCTGCGCCTCACGGGTCCGCGCGCGGCAGAGGCCCGCGTCCACTTCCCCAGTGAAGTGGGCGAGGATGTGCGCCTGCCCGCCGAGCGCCTCACGCCGGTCCCTGCAGGCAACGGCACGTTCATCGTGCTGGGCCGGGTGCTGCTGGGCAAAGCCACGCCGCTGATCTACGAGATCGAGCTGGATGGGCAGGTGCTGCGCCGCAGCCTCCCCGTGGCGGGTCTGCCCCAGCCGGTCCAGCGCCTGAACCTCCCGCCCAGTATCAGCGGCAAACTGCAGGACCCGGCGCGCGCTGCGGAGGACGCCGCGGTGGAGCGCGCGTACGCCCTGCGAACCCCGCCCGTCTGGACGAAGCCCTTCCAGGACGCCGTCCAGGTCCGCGCGCAGAGCAGCGCGTTCGGGCAGCCGCGCACCTACGTGGCGGGCGGTCCCGTGCAGTACCACTACGGCACGGATTACCGCGCCCCCGCGGGCACTGCGGTCCGCGCCGTCAATGACGGCACGGTGGTCATGGCCGGGATGTATCCCGTGCGCGGCGGCCTGGTCATCCTGGACCACGGCGCCGGCGTGACCAGTCTGTACTTTCACCAGCGCCGGGTGACGGTGAAGGTGGGGCAGAAGGTCAGCCGCGGCGACAAGATCGGCGAGGTGGGGAGCACTGGGCTGAGCACCGGCCCGCACCTGCACCTGGAACTTCGGGTGCGCGGTGAGGGCACCGACCCGGCCGGGTGGATGAACCGTCTCTGGCCGAAATAAGGGGGCGCCCGAAGGTCGGCCGGCAGGCGACCTGCCGTTTGCACCACTGCTCTGGGTCACCTCCTATGACCGCTCTGCCCGGCGGTCAAAGCCTCCTGGGCTTCTGCCAGGGGTGGCGTGAAGTCGGATACGCTGATGGCATGAGAAGGGCCAGGACCGTGTTCGGTGATGGGCGTCAACCATGAGTCGGGGCCGCAGCGCTCAGCGCGCGGCGGCTGAGGACGCGCCGGTGGCGCCCAAAGCCTCCCCCTGGAACCTCGGCAATATTCTTGGGTTACTTGCCCTGCTGGCCACCATTGCCTTTGGCATCATCCCGCTGATTGTTTCATCAGCCCAGCAACGGTTGCGGCTGGACGCCACCATTCAATCTGCGGCGCAGATCGTGGGTTCCACACTGCCTTCACAGGTCCGCGTGACCGTCGGTGGCAAGGAAGCGAGAAACGTCTACGCGACGGTGCTCAAGGTGGCCAACTCGGGCGCGCGGCCCATCACGCCTGACCTCTTTGCACCGGGCACGGTTCTCCGCTTACGCCTGGGCGACCAGTGTGAAGTGGTGGAGCAGCGCGTCGTTGGCGCACGTCCTCAGGATGTTCGCGAGCGGGCGCGGGTCACCGTGATTCCAGGCGGCGTGGCCCTCGCACCCTTGTTGCTGAATCCTGATGATAGGCATTGCGGTAGTAATGGAGCGGAGAGTCGGGTTTTGGGGGTCGTGCATCAGCCTTCAGCGTCGCCTGGGGCACGCAATTTTCTGAATTTTCCGGAACGGGTCGTTTCCTCTAGATTGAAGTGATACCGACCCTTGAGGTGGATGTGCTCATATTTCAGTGGAGAAAGGCGCTTGGCCTCTTCTGGATTGACCATTTTTCCCTCTGACCGCAGCTGTTCCAGCACCAGACCGATGTATCTAGAATTCCAGACGATGATGGCGTTCATGACCAAGCCCAGCGCGCCCAACTGATCTTCCATCCCGGCCAAGTAGTGTTGCCGTAACTCCCCACGTTCTCCCTGAAACAGGGCGCGGCCCAGACTATGCCTGGCCTCCTGGCGATTGCGCTGCGTGCCGATGACCCGGCGATAGACCGGATCATCGTGGTAGGTCAGCAGATGCTGGGTGTACGAAATGCGGCCAAAGTGTTCTACGGCCCGCACCACCGAGCTTTTGGGCGTCACGCCCAGGACTTTAATCAGGTCAGATGCTCTGACCTGACGGGTCACCAACGATCCAGCAATCCGCAGGAGGTCATCCCAGTGCGCGGTAATCAGTTTGGACTGAATATGGTTGGTGGCAATGGCGTCTAATGCGCCGTACTTGGCCTGTGGGTTCAGCCGCCAGTAGCGGCGTTCGGGCAAGTTCGCCAATTCTGGGCTGAATTGATAGCCCAGCAGGCTGAATAGCCCAAAGATCAGATACGAGGAGGCCCCTGTATCCGAGATCAGTTGCTTGGGTCGCAGCGTGGTGTTGTGTTCAATTAGGCCATCCAGGGCGTACAGCGAATCTCGCAAGGTGCCTGGCACCACAATGCCGTGAAAACTGGTGAACTGGTCGGCCACAAAGTTCACGTACGTGACACCACTGCCTACGCCAAAATATTTGGGGTTCTGACCACTGTAAATGGATTTCACAGGCACTCGAAAGCGCAGGCCATCCACCGAAGCGACATACCCCTGGCCCCAGGCGGGTAGGTCCGGCAGGGTGGACTGAAAGTTCACCAGACGAGCATTCGCCGCCGCGATGGTTTCAGCCCGGACATAGTTCTGGCTGACCCAGGAGAGACGACTGGACCGGAGCGCCTCGCGCTCCGGTTGCACGACGGCGTCCAGACTCACGTTGCAGGCCTCGGAGAGCAGCACGGCACAGACGCTCATGGGCAGGTGCTCCACCCGGCTGCGGCGCTCACTGAGGTGCTGGAATTCATCGGCAAAGCCCGTCCAGCGGTGAACTTCCAGGAGCAGGTCAGGGAGGTCGATCCTGGGTAAACGTGCGGCCACATCTTTGTGAAGCTGCCGCAGACTGGGCGGTTCATCCTGCGCTTCATCAAGCTGCAGCACCAGACGCGATTTCCCGTCCACCTCCTCAATGGACGCAGAGGCATTCTCGGGGAGGCGTTCGGCCAGGAGGTGGTAGGTCTCATCCAATTGCCGCTCCAGACGGGCCAGGACCACTGCAGGATCAGGGTCGAGATCAAGACTGCGGCAGACTTCCACCTTGAGGTCCGCCCAGCGCGGCCCCGAGAGGAGCCGCAACCTGGGGTCATTGAATTTGTCGCTGGCTGGCACATAGAGGTCGCGGCGCTTCAAGCTCAGGTGCAGCTGCTCCAGTACCCCGAGGGTGTACGCACTGCGCTGCACCTCACCTGCCGCAGATCTCAAATGCTTTCCCCAGCGGCCGGTGATCCAGTCGGTAGGCAGCGATGACAGGTCTTTCTTCCGGCGCTCCAGGGTTCGCAGGGCATTGATAGCGGCCAGCAGAGGCTGACCGGAGCGGTTGGCTTCAAAGCCCACCGTGTGCAACAGCGTCGGAACAAATTGCTGAACGTAGCTGTAGCGGGCCAGCAACTGCTCAATGTGCCGATCAGCGGTCGGTTGGGTCAGCTCAGCAATGGCCTGCACGGTCCGCTCCAGCACATCTTTTGAAACAAGGGTCAACACCTGCTGTGAAAAAGCATCAAAATCATGCTGCTCCGTCTTCAAGTGCTCTAGAAACAAGCGAGTCAGCTGGTTCTGAGAACGGGCCGCTTCTTCCAATGAAGGCAAGGAGGCCAGCTTCTGCTCGGTGTCCTGGCGTTCTATCCGGTTAAAGACATCCGTCAGCAGGCTGTCGAGCACGGTCAGGGCGTCATCCAGCGCACTGGCCTCCAGGCGCGAGACCGTGACGAGCAACACCGCCAACTGACGGGACGAGGTCAGCCTTCGTAACGTCTGCGTCTTCGACCCCAGTCCTATTCTTGACAGCGTGTCCAGGCGCTGCGTGGGGAAGGAACGTAGGTTAACGGTCCGCACACCGACCTGGCGAATCCGTTCGACCCGCTTCAGCGCCCCGACCAGGCCCTGGGCCGAAATGGAAATCGGGGCTTGGCGGAGTTGCTCGAAGGAAGAGACTTTGGCCCGCTCAGGCACACTCAGCAGGGTGACCAGACGCTCGCGCTGCTCAGGGCTGAGCAGCGCCACCAGACGGTCACATAACTGTGTCTCACTGCGCTCCTGCACCCGGGCAATCAATCGGGAGAGGGTGGTCACACCTGGCAGAATGATGTTGTGTTCGTAGAGGCGGGCCGTCGCCCGGTCCAGCAAGAGGCTTGGAGATTCGGCTTGTAAGTGGGTGCGGGCCATCAGGAACCGGATCAAGCC
The genomic region above belongs to Deinococcus grandis and contains:
- a CDS encoding Tn3 family transposase translates to MPAELAAGGTDQYGQFNAPPSPEQLRRYFILDDRDHTRIASKKGKHNRLGYALQLTTLRFLGTFLLNPLDVPPNVLRFVARQLGVQAKQVKLDRYRQGETKWDHQRDIGQTYGYRVFSEPAVWIGLIRFLMARTHLQAESPSLLLDRATARLYEHNIILPGVTTLSRLIARVQERSETQLCDRLVALLSPEQRERLVTLLSVPERAKVSSFEQLRQAPISISAQGLVGALKRVERIRQVGVRTVNLRSFPTQRLDTLSRIGLGSKTQTLRRLTSSRQLAVLLVTVSRLEASALDDALTVLDSLLTDVFNRIERQDTEQKLASLPSLEEAARSQNQLTRLFLEHLKTEQHDFDAFSQQVLTLVSKDVLERTVQAIAELTQPTADRHIEQLLARYSYVQQFVPTLLHTVGFEANRSGQPLLAAINALRTLERRKKDLSSLPTDWITGRWGKHLRSAAGEVQRSAYTLGVLEQLHLSLKRRDLYVPASDKFNDPRLRLLSGPRWADLKVEVCRSLDLDPDPAVVLARLERQLDETYHLLAERLPENASASIEEVDGKSRLVLQLDEAQDEPPSLRQLHKDVAARLPRIDLPDLLLEVHRWTGFADEFQHLSERRSRVEHLPMSVCAVLLSEACNVSLDAVVQPEREALRSSRLSWVSQNYVRAETIAAANARLVNFQSTLPDLPAWGQGYVASVDGLRFRVPVKSIYSGQNPKYFGVGSGVTYVNFVADQFTSFHGIVVPGTLRDSLYALDGLIEHNTTLRPKQLISDTGASSYLIFGLFSLLGYQFSPELANLPERRYWRLNPQAKYGALDAIATNHIQSKLITAHWDDLLRIAGSLVTRQVRASDLIKVLGVTPKSSVVRAVEHFGRISYTQHLLTYHDDPVYRRVIGTQRNRQEARHSLGRALFQGERGELRQHYLAGMEDQLGALGLVMNAIIVWNSRYIGLVLEQLRSEGKMVNPEEAKRLSPLKYEHIHLKGRYHFNLEETTRSGKFRKLRAPGDAEG
- a CDS encoding LysM peptidoglycan-binding domain-containing M23 family metallopeptidase yields the protein MTLTPLHRALLLSAALLTSVAGAYTVKPGDTLFSLARASGTTVADLMRLNDLSSTTLEVGQTLRLPGEAAPSASPAPASPLPLPPAPALPGVNVTAPTSLRMGDAFALRLTGPRAAEARVHFPSEVGEDVRLPAERLTPVPAGNGTFIVLGRVLLGKATPLIYEIELDGQVLRRSLPVAGLPQPVQRLNLPPSISGKLQDPARAAEDAAVERAYALRTPPVWTKPFQDAVQVRAQSSAFGQPRTYVAGGPVQYHYGTDYRAPAGTAVRAVNDGTVVMAGMYPVRGGLVILDHGAGVTSLYFHQRRVTVKVGQKVSRGDKIGEVGSTGLSTGPHLHLELRVRGEGTDPAGWMNRLWPK
- a CDS encoding sce7726 family protein — its product is MALHPASWAIPEINILSAEGFSGRADLCVMPNEGHSIGYEIKTEKDSLSRLAHQVRMYDHCFAERALATTPRHLAEARQLLPEAWGLIVLDPVSHEVIERQRLPQLQEQDLAGRLILETLRVEELNGLLHHLGVTRTHTMNNDQRRALLNTHYDVATLRELALRTLATRENARVTATRLGTT